The following proteins are co-located in the Telopea speciosissima isolate NSW1024214 ecotype Mountain lineage chromosome 9, Tspe_v1, whole genome shotgun sequence genome:
- the LOC122639254 gene encoding thioredoxin O2, mitochondrial isoform X1: MARNSLLRPSLLRSLLRHQRQSPTPAFSSNPSFHFFPNNIPATPDTVSPPLPAKSSFSVDTSRQFSNFHHPCRSFCSSTGPSNIVVVKSPEEFKNSFQKVQDDRLPAILYFTATWCGPCKFISPIIEELSKKFPHVTTYKIDIDLEGLGDALSKLKIYSVPTFHFFQNGTKATEVVGADAASLKATMEDLYKKE, from the exons ATGGCTAGAAACTCGCTTCTCCGCCCTTCTCTCCTTCGTTCTCTCCTACGGCACCAAAGACAATCGCCAACACCAGCTTTCTCTTCAAATCCCTCTTTTCATTTCTTCCCTAACAACATCCCAGCAACCCCAGACACAGTTTCCCCTCCATTGCCCGCCAAGTCCTCCTTCTCCGTTGACACCTCTCGCCAATTCTCAAACTTCCATCACCCTTGCCGATCCTTTTGTTCATCCACAG GTCCTTCGAACATTGTTGTTGTTAAATCCCCAGAAGAGTTCAAAAATTCATTTCAGAAGGTTCAGG ATGACCGATTGCCTGCAATTCTCTACTTTACGGCAACATGGTGTGGTCCTT GCAAGTTCATATCTCCTATCATTGAAGAACTGAGCAAAAAATTCCCTCATGTTACGACGTATAAGATTGATATTGATCTG GAGGGCCTTGGGGATGCATTAAGCAAGTTGAAGATTTACTCTGTG CCAACATTCCACTTCTTCCAGAATGGGACAAAGGCTACTGAAGTAGTTGGTGCTGATGCTGCGAGTTTGAAGGCTACCATGGAAGATCTCTATAA GAAGGAGTAG
- the LOC122639254 gene encoding thioredoxin O2, mitochondrial isoform X2 has protein sequence MARNSLLRPSLLRSLLRHQRQSPTPAFSSNPSFHFFPNNIPATPDTVSPPLPAKSSFSVDTSRQFSNFHHPCRSFCSSTGPSNIVVVKSPEEFKNSFQKVQDDRLPAILYFTATWCGPCKFISPIIEELSKKFPHVTTYKIDIDLEGLGDALSKLKIYSVPTFHFFQNGTKATEVVGADAASLKATMEDLYK, from the exons ATGGCTAGAAACTCGCTTCTCCGCCCTTCTCTCCTTCGTTCTCTCCTACGGCACCAAAGACAATCGCCAACACCAGCTTTCTCTTCAAATCCCTCTTTTCATTTCTTCCCTAACAACATCCCAGCAACCCCAGACACAGTTTCCCCTCCATTGCCCGCCAAGTCCTCCTTCTCCGTTGACACCTCTCGCCAATTCTCAAACTTCCATCACCCTTGCCGATCCTTTTGTTCATCCACAG GTCCTTCGAACATTGTTGTTGTTAAATCCCCAGAAGAGTTCAAAAATTCATTTCAGAAGGTTCAGG ATGACCGATTGCCTGCAATTCTCTACTTTACGGCAACATGGTGTGGTCCTT GCAAGTTCATATCTCCTATCATTGAAGAACTGAGCAAAAAATTCCCTCATGTTACGACGTATAAGATTGATATTGATCTG GAGGGCCTTGGGGATGCATTAAGCAAGTTGAAGATTTACTCTGTG CCAACATTCCACTTCTTCCAGAATGGGACAAAGGCTACTGAAGTAGTTGGTGCTGATGCTGCGAGTTTGAAGGCTACCATGGAAGATCTCTATAAGTAA
- the LOC122639584 gene encoding protein RGF1 INDUCIBLE TRANSCRIPTION FACTOR 1-like isoform X2, whose product MVRVSGGGGEIVMKPAWLEGLIAETFFAACGAHESRRKNEKNIFCLECCRSICPHCVLSHRSHPLLQVRRYVYHNVVRLDDLEKLIDCSYIQPYTINSAKVIFLNQRPQSRPCKGSANICLTCDRILQEPFHFCSLSCKGGDLSSIIYRFNESDFAASQFEGLPMDGSDLLDDGQITPNFILEDPIQFKGSSCSSDTIGSSGISQNSEVVKKKKKGSGFLPGIVLSLSRRKGAPHRSPLS is encoded by the exons atggTGAGAGTATCTGGTGGTGGAGGAGAGATAGTGATGAAACCGGCATGGCTTGAAGGGTTAATAGCTGAAACATTCTTTGCTGCGTGTGGGGCCCACGAGAGTCGCAGGAAGAACGAGAAGAACATATTTTGCTTGGAGTGTTGTCGAAGTATTTGCCCTCACTGTGTTCTATCTCATCGTTCTCACCCACTTCTGCAG GTGAGAAGATATGTTTACCACAATGTTGTCAGATTGGATGATCTTGAGAAGCTCATTGATTGCTCTTATATTCAg CCTTACACCATAAACAGTGCCAAAGTAATATTCTTGAATCAAAGGCCTCAGTCAAGGCCTTGTAAGGGCTCTGCCAACATCTGCCTCACCTGTGACAGAATACTCCAAGAGCCATTCCACTTCTGCTCTCTTTCATGCAAG GGGGGAGATCTTTCGAGCATCATATACCGATTCAATGAATCTGATTTTGCAGCTTCCCAATTCGAGGGTTTACCGATGGACGGTTCTGATCTTCTTGATGATGGTCAAATCACCCCTAACTTTATTCTAGAGGACCCAATACAGTTCAAGGGCTCATCTTGCTCAAGTGACACTATAGGCAGCTCTGGCATCTCACAGAATTCTGAggtagtgaagaagaagaagaaagggagtgGTTTCCTCCCTGGAATTGTTCTCTCATTGAGTAGGAGAAAGGGTGCTCCTCATAGATCACCTCTTTCTTAG
- the LOC122639584 gene encoding protein RGF1 INDUCIBLE TRANSCRIPTION FACTOR 1-like isoform X1 → MVRVSGGGGEIVMKPAWLEGLIAETFFAACGAHESRRKNEKNIFCLECCRSICPHCVLSHRSHPLLQVRRYVYHNVVRLDDLEKLIDCSYIQPYTINSAKVIFLNQRPQSRPCKGSANICLTCDRILQEPFHFCSLSCKVDHVVFQGGDLSSIIYRFNESDFAASQFEGLPMDGSDLLDDGQITPNFILEDPIQFKGSSCSSDTIGSSGISQNSEVVKKKKKGSGFLPGIVLSLSRRKGAPHRSPLS, encoded by the exons atggTGAGAGTATCTGGTGGTGGAGGAGAGATAGTGATGAAACCGGCATGGCTTGAAGGGTTAATAGCTGAAACATTCTTTGCTGCGTGTGGGGCCCACGAGAGTCGCAGGAAGAACGAGAAGAACATATTTTGCTTGGAGTGTTGTCGAAGTATTTGCCCTCACTGTGTTCTATCTCATCGTTCTCACCCACTTCTGCAG GTGAGAAGATATGTTTACCACAATGTTGTCAGATTGGATGATCTTGAGAAGCTCATTGATTGCTCTTATATTCAg CCTTACACCATAAACAGTGCCAAAGTAATATTCTTGAATCAAAGGCCTCAGTCAAGGCCTTGTAAGGGCTCTGCCAACATCTGCCTCACCTGTGACAGAATACTCCAAGAGCCATTCCACTTCTGCTCTCTTTCATGCAAG GTCGATCATGTGGTGTTTCAGGGGGGAGATCTTTCGAGCATCATATACCGATTCAATGAATCTGATTTTGCAGCTTCCCAATTCGAGGGTTTACCGATGGACGGTTCTGATCTTCTTGATGATGGTCAAATCACCCCTAACTTTATTCTAGAGGACCCAATACAGTTCAAGGGCTCATCTTGCTCAAGTGACACTATAGGCAGCTCTGGCATCTCACAGAATTCTGAggtagtgaagaagaagaagaaagggagtgGTTTCCTCCCTGGAATTGTTCTCTCATTGAGTAGGAGAAAGGGTGCTCCTCATAGATCACCTCTTTCTTAG